In the Manis javanica isolate MJ-LG chromosome 14, MJ_LKY, whole genome shotgun sequence genome, one interval contains:
- the RUSC1 gene encoding AP-4 complex accessory subunit RUSC1 isoform X4, translating into MLSPQRALLCNLNHIHLQHVSLGLHLSRRPELREGPLSTSPPPGDTGGKESRRPCSGTLVDANSNSPAVPCRCCQEHGSGLENRQDPAQEEEGAASPSDPGCSSSLSSCSDLSPDESPISVYSRDLPGNEDVHPQPSIIPLEQGSPLASAGPGICSPDSFCCSPDSCSGDSSTPGPGLDSNCNALITCQDLPSPGLEEEEDGGEQSLPTSELPEADEEKTDAGKTEPSWKINPIWKIDTEKTEAGWKITENNNSGLKTNGNPNSSWEFEPAKFDSGWKTNAGISDSGSKTDAGKTDGGWRSDVSEKPVPHRTITSFHELAQKRKRGSGLPLVQQAKKDRSDWLIVFSPDTELPPTGSLGGSPAPAREVTTFKELRSRIRAPPPPVPPRDPPASWALVPPRPPPPPVPPRRKKNRPGLQPIAEGQPEEGRAGSPEAGEEATATKEPEEPGTQASLEASPSLLLPRPLVFRFSADGRPLLEGGGAGAAGSLLLARPLAGWPGTGLRLLGAPSPPEEQLLPVRLSPVGAYSPPARGTLPCLASPELALLLSPLFPRSSTFPAAAPPPRQVPAPLLPPPPLPPKAPRWTRSPPPPPRLLRSSWSFAGVPGAQRLWMAEAQSGTGQLQEQKKGLLIAVSASVDKIISHFGAARNLVQKNQLGDSRLSPDVGHLVLTTLCPALHALVADGLKPFRKDLITGQRRSSPWSVVEASVKPGSSTRSLGTLYSQVSRLAPLSSSRSRFHAFILGLLNTKQLELWFSSLQEDAGLLSLLYLPTGFFSLARGGCPSLSTELLLLLQPLSVLTFHLDLLFEAHHLPLGPPQAPAPAGSPPALQQTVQAVLHWGGQLAQSLRGASGETAPGASAPSSLPAPGSWWEQLTQASRVYASGGTEGFRSRHQGMAAEGAQERSLPTEAAPGRGLWLGRLFGVPGGLTETESGAPKSRRPSSWLPLTMSVLALVKRGTAPETPSPPEELEASAPSPVQTCRAVRALCDHAAAAPDQLSFRRGEVLRVIATVDEDWLRCGRGGVEGLVPVGYTSLVL; encoded by the exons ATGCTGTCCCCTCAGAGGGCTTTACTCTGCAACCTCAACCACATCCACCTCCAGCATGTTTCTCTGGGCCTGCATTTGTCCCGCCGTCCTGAGCTACGGGAGGGGCCTTTGAGCACGTCTCCTCCCCCAGGGGACACCGGGGGCAAAGAGAGCAGGCGTCCCTGCAGCGGGACCTTAGTGGACGCCAATTCCAACAGCCCCGCCGTGCCCTGCCGATGCTGCCAGGAGCACGGGTCAGGCCTAGAAAACCGACAGGACCCAGCACAGGAGGAAGAGGGGGCTGCCTCTCCCTCGGATCCAGgctgctcctcctccctcagctcttGCTCAGACCTTAGCCCCGATGAGTCCCCCATCTCAGTCTACTCTCGGGACCTCCCTGGCAACGAGGATgtccacccccagcccagcatCATCCCCCTGGAGCAGGGCTCCCCACTCGCTTCCGCAGGCCCTGGCATCTGCTCCCCGGACAGCTTCTGTTGCTCTCCCGATTCCTGCTCTGGAGATTCCTCCACACCCGGCCCGGGCCTGGACTCCAACTGCAACGCCCTGATCACCTGCCAGGACCTCCCTTCCCCAGGGCTAGAGGAAGAGGAGGACGGTGGGGAGCAGAGCCTCCCTACTTCCGAGCTCCCAGAGGCGGATGAGGAGAAAACCGACGCTGGGAAAACCGAACCCAGTTGGAAAATTAACCCCATTTGGAAAATTGAcacagagaaaactgaagctggCTGGAAAATCACTGAGAACAATAACTCTGGTTTGAAAACCAATGGGAATCCTAACTCTAGCTGGGAATTTGAACCTGCAAAATTCGACTCCGGTTGGAAAACCAACGCAGGAATAAGTGATTCTGGCTCGAAAACAGATGCAGGGAAAACTGATGGGGGATGGAGAAGTGACGTCAGCGAGAAGCCGGTGCCCCACCGGACAATCACGTCCTTCCACGAGCTGGCTCAGAAGCGCAAGCGGGGCTCGGGGCTGCCCCTCGTGCAGCAGGCCAAGAAAGACCGCAGTGACTGGCTCATAGTTTTCTCTCCCGACACCGAGCTGCCACCGACCGGGTCGCTGGGCGGCTCTCCGGCGCCTGCCCGGGAAGTCACTACCTTCAAGGAACTCCGGTCCCGAATCCGGGCCCCGCCCCCGCCAGTCCCTCCCCGAGACCCCCCCGCTAGCTGGGCCTTGGTTCCACCccggcctccacccccacccgtCCCTCCCCGGAGGAAGAAGAACCGACCTGGGCTGCAGCCCATAGCGGAGGGACAGCCCGAGGAGGGCAGGGCGGGTAGCCCCGAGGCTGGCGAGGAGGCCACGGCCACGAAGGAGCCGGAAGAGCCCGGCACGCAGGCCAGTCTTGAGG CCAGTCCCTCACTCCTGCTCCCTCGGCCCCTGGTTTTCCGGTTCTCGGCCGACGGGCGCCCCCTGTTGGAGGGAGGGGGCGCGGGTGCAGCTGGGTCTCTGCTCCTAGCGAGGCCTCTGGCCGGCTGGCCCGGCACCGGGCTGCGGCTGCTGGGGGCGCCGAGTCCCCCAGAGGAGCAGCTCCTGCCTGTTCGCCTGTCCCCGGTGGGAGCCTATTCGCCTCCGGCTCGGGGGACCCTGCCCTGCCTGGCCAGCCCTGAGCTGGCACTGCTGCTGTCCCCGCTCTTTCCCAGAAGTAGCACCTTCCCTGCCGCGGCTCCCCCACCCCGCCAGGTACCCGCCCCCCTGCTGCCACCGCCACCTCTTCCGCCGAAGGCCCCTCGCTGGACCAGGAGCCCACCGCCTCCGCCCAGGCTAC TCCGTAGTTCCTGGTCGTTCGCCGGTGTCCCCGGGGCCCAGCGACTGTGGATGGCAGAAGCCCAGAGTGGGACTGGCCAGCTGCAGGAGCAGAAAAAAG GTCTCCTGATAGCCGTCAGCGCCTCAGTGGATAAAATCATCTCGCACTTTGGGGCCGCGCGGAACTTGGTTCAGAAG AACCAGTTGGGTGATAGCCGACTGAGCCCAGATGTGGGGCACTTGGTGCTGACCACCCTCTGCCCAGCTCTCCACGCCCTGGTGGCTGACGGGCTGAAGCCTTTCCGGAAGGACCTCATCACTGGGCAGCGCAGGAGCAGCCCCTGGAGCGTGGTGGAGGCATCTGTGAAGCCAG GCTCCAGCACTCGATCCCTTGGCACCCTGTACAGCCAGGTCAGCCGCCTGGCTCCCCTGAGCAGCAGCCGCAGCCGCTTCCACGCCTTCATCCTGGGCCTCCTCAA CACTAAGCAGTTGGAGCTGTGGTTTTCCAGTCTGCAGGAAGATGCAG GCCTGCTGTCTCTCCTGTACTTGCCCACTGGATTCTTCTCCCTGGCCCGGGGAGGCTGTCCCTCCCTGTCCACGGAGCTGCTGCTCCTGCTACAGCCGTTGTCGGTGCTCACCTTCCACCTGGACCTGCTCTTTGAGGCCCACCACCTGCCCCTGGGCCCGCCGCAGGCCCCTGCCCCCGCAGGCTCGCCCCCAGCCCTGCAGCAGACTGTGCAAGCTGTGCTGCACTGGGGGGGCCAGCTGGCCCAGAGCCTTCGGGGGGCTTCTGGGGAGACCGCTCCTGGTGCATCAGCCCCCTCAAGCCTTCCCGCGCCAGGCAGCTGGTGGGAGCAGCTGACCCAGGCCTCCCGGGTCTATGCCTCCGGGGGCACTGAGGGCTTCCGGTCCAGGCATCAGGGGATGGCAGCCGAGGGCGCACAGGAGAGATCCCTGCCCACAGAAGCCGCACCAGGCAGAGGCTTGTGGCTGGGGAGGCTGTTTGGAGTGCCTGGGGGCCTCACAGAAACTGAGAGTGGAGCCCCCAAGTCCAG GAGACCATCCAGCTGGCTGCCCCTGACCATGAGTGTGTTGGCGCTAGTGAAGCGGGGGACAGCTCCCGAGACTCCCTCGCCTCCTGAGGAGCTTGAGGCCTCAGCACCCAGCCCAGTACAGACCTGCAG GGCAGTCCGGGCTCTCTGTGACCACGCTGCTGCGGCCCCTGACCAGCTGAGCTTCCGGCGTGGGGAAGTGTTGCGTGTCATCGCTACTGTGGATGAGGACTGGCTGCGCTGTGGGCGGGGTGGCGTGGAGGGGCTCGTGCCTGTGGGGTATACCTCTCTTGTTCTCTAG
- the RUSC1 gene encoding AP-4 complex accessory subunit RUSC1 isoform X3 translates to MLSPQRALLCNLNHIHLQHVSLGLHLSRRPELREGPLSTSPPPGDTGGKESRRPCSGTLVDANSNSPAVPCRCCQEHGSGLENRQDPAQEEEGAASPSDPGCSSSLSSCSDLSPDESPISVYSRDLPGNEDVHPQPSIIPLEQGSPLASAGPGICSPDSFCCSPDSCSGDSSTPGPGLDSNCNALITCQDLPSPGLEEEEDGGEQSLPTSELPEADEEKTDAGKTEPSWKINPIWKIDTEKTEAGWKITENNNSGLKTNGNPNSSWEFEPAKFDSGWKTNAGISDSGSKTDAGKTDGGWRSDVSEKPVPHRTITSFHELAQKRKRGSGLPLVQQAKKDRSDWLIVFSPDTELPPTGSLGGSPAPAREVTTFKELRSRIRAPPPPVPPRDPPASWALVPPRPPPPPVPPRRKKNRPGLQPIAEGQPEEGRAGSPEAGEEATATKEPEEPGTQASLEASPSLLLPRPLVFRFSADGRPLLEGGGAGAAGSLLLARPLAGWPGTGLRLLGAPSPPEEQLLPVRLSPVGAYSPPARGTLPCLASPELALLLSPLFPRSSTFPAAAPPPRQVPAPLLPPPPLPPKAPRWTRSPPPPPRLLRSSWSFAGVPGAQRLWMAEAQSGTGQLQEQKKGLLIAVSASVDKIISHFGAARNLVQKNQLGDSRLSPDVGHLVLTTLCPALHALVADGLKPFRKDLITGQRRSSPWSVVEASVKPGEGREFGTGALRPGRAGAWLTAPMSSGSSTRSLGTLYSQVSRLAPLSSSRSRFHAFILGLLNTKQLELWFSSLQEDAGLLSLLYLPTGFFSLARGGCPSLSTELLLLLQPLSVLTFHLDLLFEAHHLPLGPPQAPAPAGSPPALQQTVQAVLHWGGQLAQSLRGASGETAPGASAPSSLPAPGSWWEQLTQASRVYASGGTEGFRSRHQGMAAEGAQERSLPTEAAPGRGLWLGRLFGVPGGLTETESGAPKSRRPSSWLPLTMSVLALVKRGTAPETPSPPEELEASAPSPVQTCRAVRALCDHAAAAPDQLSFRRGEVLRVIATVDEDWLRCGRGGVEGLVPVGYTSLVL, encoded by the exons ATGCTGTCCCCTCAGAGGGCTTTACTCTGCAACCTCAACCACATCCACCTCCAGCATGTTTCTCTGGGCCTGCATTTGTCCCGCCGTCCTGAGCTACGGGAGGGGCCTTTGAGCACGTCTCCTCCCCCAGGGGACACCGGGGGCAAAGAGAGCAGGCGTCCCTGCAGCGGGACCTTAGTGGACGCCAATTCCAACAGCCCCGCCGTGCCCTGCCGATGCTGCCAGGAGCACGGGTCAGGCCTAGAAAACCGACAGGACCCAGCACAGGAGGAAGAGGGGGCTGCCTCTCCCTCGGATCCAGgctgctcctcctccctcagctcttGCTCAGACCTTAGCCCCGATGAGTCCCCCATCTCAGTCTACTCTCGGGACCTCCCTGGCAACGAGGATgtccacccccagcccagcatCATCCCCCTGGAGCAGGGCTCCCCACTCGCTTCCGCAGGCCCTGGCATCTGCTCCCCGGACAGCTTCTGTTGCTCTCCCGATTCCTGCTCTGGAGATTCCTCCACACCCGGCCCGGGCCTGGACTCCAACTGCAACGCCCTGATCACCTGCCAGGACCTCCCTTCCCCAGGGCTAGAGGAAGAGGAGGACGGTGGGGAGCAGAGCCTCCCTACTTCCGAGCTCCCAGAGGCGGATGAGGAGAAAACCGACGCTGGGAAAACCGAACCCAGTTGGAAAATTAACCCCATTTGGAAAATTGAcacagagaaaactgaagctggCTGGAAAATCACTGAGAACAATAACTCTGGTTTGAAAACCAATGGGAATCCTAACTCTAGCTGGGAATTTGAACCTGCAAAATTCGACTCCGGTTGGAAAACCAACGCAGGAATAAGTGATTCTGGCTCGAAAACAGATGCAGGGAAAACTGATGGGGGATGGAGAAGTGACGTCAGCGAGAAGCCGGTGCCCCACCGGACAATCACGTCCTTCCACGAGCTGGCTCAGAAGCGCAAGCGGGGCTCGGGGCTGCCCCTCGTGCAGCAGGCCAAGAAAGACCGCAGTGACTGGCTCATAGTTTTCTCTCCCGACACCGAGCTGCCACCGACCGGGTCGCTGGGCGGCTCTCCGGCGCCTGCCCGGGAAGTCACTACCTTCAAGGAACTCCGGTCCCGAATCCGGGCCCCGCCCCCGCCAGTCCCTCCCCGAGACCCCCCCGCTAGCTGGGCCTTGGTTCCACCccggcctccacccccacccgtCCCTCCCCGGAGGAAGAAGAACCGACCTGGGCTGCAGCCCATAGCGGAGGGACAGCCCGAGGAGGGCAGGGCGGGTAGCCCCGAGGCTGGCGAGGAGGCCACGGCCACGAAGGAGCCGGAAGAGCCCGGCACGCAGGCCAGTCTTGAGG CCAGTCCCTCACTCCTGCTCCCTCGGCCCCTGGTTTTCCGGTTCTCGGCCGACGGGCGCCCCCTGTTGGAGGGAGGGGGCGCGGGTGCAGCTGGGTCTCTGCTCCTAGCGAGGCCTCTGGCCGGCTGGCCCGGCACCGGGCTGCGGCTGCTGGGGGCGCCGAGTCCCCCAGAGGAGCAGCTCCTGCCTGTTCGCCTGTCCCCGGTGGGAGCCTATTCGCCTCCGGCTCGGGGGACCCTGCCCTGCCTGGCCAGCCCTGAGCTGGCACTGCTGCTGTCCCCGCTCTTTCCCAGAAGTAGCACCTTCCCTGCCGCGGCTCCCCCACCCCGCCAGGTACCCGCCCCCCTGCTGCCACCGCCACCTCTTCCGCCGAAGGCCCCTCGCTGGACCAGGAGCCCACCGCCTCCGCCCAGGCTAC TCCGTAGTTCCTGGTCGTTCGCCGGTGTCCCCGGGGCCCAGCGACTGTGGATGGCAGAAGCCCAGAGTGGGACTGGCCAGCTGCAGGAGCAGAAAAAAG GTCTCCTGATAGCCGTCAGCGCCTCAGTGGATAAAATCATCTCGCACTTTGGGGCCGCGCGGAACTTGGTTCAGAAG AACCAGTTGGGTGATAGCCGACTGAGCCCAGATGTGGGGCACTTGGTGCTGACCACCCTCTGCCCAGCTCTCCACGCCCTGGTGGCTGACGGGCTGAAGCCTTTCCGGAAGGACCTCATCACTGGGCAGCGCAGGAGCAGCCCCTGGAGCGTGGTGGAGGCATCTGTGAAGCCAGGTGAAGGCCGAGAGTTTGGGACCGGCGCGCTGAGACCcggcagggctggggcctggctgACGGCACCCATGTCCTCAGGCTCCAGCACTCGATCCCTTGGCACCCTGTACAGCCAGGTCAGCCGCCTGGCTCCCCTGAGCAGCAGCCGCAGCCGCTTCCACGCCTTCATCCTGGGCCTCCTCAA CACTAAGCAGTTGGAGCTGTGGTTTTCCAGTCTGCAGGAAGATGCAG GCCTGCTGTCTCTCCTGTACTTGCCCACTGGATTCTTCTCCCTGGCCCGGGGAGGCTGTCCCTCCCTGTCCACGGAGCTGCTGCTCCTGCTACAGCCGTTGTCGGTGCTCACCTTCCACCTGGACCTGCTCTTTGAGGCCCACCACCTGCCCCTGGGCCCGCCGCAGGCCCCTGCCCCCGCAGGCTCGCCCCCAGCCCTGCAGCAGACTGTGCAAGCTGTGCTGCACTGGGGGGGCCAGCTGGCCCAGAGCCTTCGGGGGGCTTCTGGGGAGACCGCTCCTGGTGCATCAGCCCCCTCAAGCCTTCCCGCGCCAGGCAGCTGGTGGGAGCAGCTGACCCAGGCCTCCCGGGTCTATGCCTCCGGGGGCACTGAGGGCTTCCGGTCCAGGCATCAGGGGATGGCAGCCGAGGGCGCACAGGAGAGATCCCTGCCCACAGAAGCCGCACCAGGCAGAGGCTTGTGGCTGGGGAGGCTGTTTGGAGTGCCTGGGGGCCTCACAGAAACTGAGAGTGGAGCCCCCAAGTCCAG GAGACCATCCAGCTGGCTGCCCCTGACCATGAGTGTGTTGGCGCTAGTGAAGCGGGGGACAGCTCCCGAGACTCCCTCGCCTCCTGAGGAGCTTGAGGCCTCAGCACCCAGCCCAGTACAGACCTGCAG GGCAGTCCGGGCTCTCTGTGACCACGCTGCTGCGGCCCCTGACCAGCTGAGCTTCCGGCGTGGGGAAGTGTTGCGTGTCATCGCTACTGTGGATGAGGACTGGCTGCGCTGTGGGCGGGGTGGCGTGGAGGGGCTCGTGCCTGTGGGGTATACCTCTCTTGTTCTCTAG
- the RUSC1 gene encoding AP-4 complex accessory subunit RUSC1 isoform X5: MLSPQRALLCNLNHIHLQHVSLGLHLSRRPELREGPLSTSPPPGDTGGKESRRPCSGTLVDANSNSPAVPCRCCQEHGSGLENRQDPAQEEEGAASPSDPGCSSSLSSCSDLSPDESPISVYSRDLPGNEDVHPQPSIIPLEQGSPLASAGPGICSPDSFCCSPDSCSGDSSTPGPGLDSNCNALITCQDLPSPGLEEEEDGGEQSLPTSELPEADEEKTDAGKTEPSWKINPIWKIDTEKTEAGWKITENNNSGLKTNGNPNSSWEFEPAKFDSGWKTNAGISDSGSKTDAGKTDGGWRSDVSEKPVPHRTITSFHELAQKRKRGSGLPLVQQAKKDRSDWLIVFSPDTELPPTGSLGGSPAPAREVTTFKELRSRIRAPPPPVPPRDPPASWALVPPRPPPPPVPPRRKKNRPGLQPIAEGQPEEGRAGSPEAGEEATATKEPEEPGTQASLEVRSSWSFAGVPGAQRLWMAEAQSGTGQLQEQKKGLLIAVSASVDKIISHFGAARNLVQKNQLGDSRLSPDVGHLVLTTLCPALHALVADGLKPFRKDLITGQRRSSPWSVVEASVKPGEGREFGTGALRPGRAGAWLTAPMSSGSSTRSLGTLYSQVSRLAPLSSSRSRFHAFILGLLNTKQLELWFSSLQEDAGLLSLLYLPTGFFSLARGGCPSLSTELLLLLQPLSVLTFHLDLLFEAHHLPLGPPQAPAPAGSPPALQQTVQAVLHWGGQLAQSLRGASGETAPGASAPSSLPAPGSWWEQLTQASRVYASGGTEGFRSRHQGMAAEGAQERSLPTEAAPGRGLWLGRLFGVPGGLTETESGAPKSRRPSSWLPLTMSVLALVKRGTAPETPSPPEELEASAPSPVQTCRAASAFTELNQEIFCTVGRGSPGTARRPHLTSSQHLPLVPHRAVRALCDHAAAAPDQLSFRRGEVLRVIATVDEDWLRCGRGGVEGLVPVGYTSLVL; encoded by the exons ATGCTGTCCCCTCAGAGGGCTTTACTCTGCAACCTCAACCACATCCACCTCCAGCATGTTTCTCTGGGCCTGCATTTGTCCCGCCGTCCTGAGCTACGGGAGGGGCCTTTGAGCACGTCTCCTCCCCCAGGGGACACCGGGGGCAAAGAGAGCAGGCGTCCCTGCAGCGGGACCTTAGTGGACGCCAATTCCAACAGCCCCGCCGTGCCCTGCCGATGCTGCCAGGAGCACGGGTCAGGCCTAGAAAACCGACAGGACCCAGCACAGGAGGAAGAGGGGGCTGCCTCTCCCTCGGATCCAGgctgctcctcctccctcagctcttGCTCAGACCTTAGCCCCGATGAGTCCCCCATCTCAGTCTACTCTCGGGACCTCCCTGGCAACGAGGATgtccacccccagcccagcatCATCCCCCTGGAGCAGGGCTCCCCACTCGCTTCCGCAGGCCCTGGCATCTGCTCCCCGGACAGCTTCTGTTGCTCTCCCGATTCCTGCTCTGGAGATTCCTCCACACCCGGCCCGGGCCTGGACTCCAACTGCAACGCCCTGATCACCTGCCAGGACCTCCCTTCCCCAGGGCTAGAGGAAGAGGAGGACGGTGGGGAGCAGAGCCTCCCTACTTCCGAGCTCCCAGAGGCGGATGAGGAGAAAACCGACGCTGGGAAAACCGAACCCAGTTGGAAAATTAACCCCATTTGGAAAATTGAcacagagaaaactgaagctggCTGGAAAATCACTGAGAACAATAACTCTGGTTTGAAAACCAATGGGAATCCTAACTCTAGCTGGGAATTTGAACCTGCAAAATTCGACTCCGGTTGGAAAACCAACGCAGGAATAAGTGATTCTGGCTCGAAAACAGATGCAGGGAAAACTGATGGGGGATGGAGAAGTGACGTCAGCGAGAAGCCGGTGCCCCACCGGACAATCACGTCCTTCCACGAGCTGGCTCAGAAGCGCAAGCGGGGCTCGGGGCTGCCCCTCGTGCAGCAGGCCAAGAAAGACCGCAGTGACTGGCTCATAGTTTTCTCTCCCGACACCGAGCTGCCACCGACCGGGTCGCTGGGCGGCTCTCCGGCGCCTGCCCGGGAAGTCACTACCTTCAAGGAACTCCGGTCCCGAATCCGGGCCCCGCCCCCGCCAGTCCCTCCCCGAGACCCCCCCGCTAGCTGGGCCTTGGTTCCACCccggcctccacccccacccgtCCCTCCCCGGAGGAAGAAGAACCGACCTGGGCTGCAGCCCATAGCGGAGGGACAGCCCGAGGAGGGCAGGGCGGGTAGCCCCGAGGCTGGCGAGGAGGCCACGGCCACGAAGGAGCCGGAAGAGCCCGGCACGCAGGCCAGTCTTGAGG TCCGTAGTTCCTGGTCGTTCGCCGGTGTCCCCGGGGCCCAGCGACTGTGGATGGCAGAAGCCCAGAGTGGGACTGGCCAGCTGCAGGAGCAGAAAAAAG GTCTCCTGATAGCCGTCAGCGCCTCAGTGGATAAAATCATCTCGCACTTTGGGGCCGCGCGGAACTTGGTTCAGAAG AACCAGTTGGGTGATAGCCGACTGAGCCCAGATGTGGGGCACTTGGTGCTGACCACCCTCTGCCCAGCTCTCCACGCCCTGGTGGCTGACGGGCTGAAGCCTTTCCGGAAGGACCTCATCACTGGGCAGCGCAGGAGCAGCCCCTGGAGCGTGGTGGAGGCATCTGTGAAGCCAGGTGAAGGCCGAGAGTTTGGGACCGGCGCGCTGAGACCcggcagggctggggcctggctgACGGCACCCATGTCCTCAGGCTCCAGCACTCGATCCCTTGGCACCCTGTACAGCCAGGTCAGCCGCCTGGCTCCCCTGAGCAGCAGCCGCAGCCGCTTCCACGCCTTCATCCTGGGCCTCCTCAA CACTAAGCAGTTGGAGCTGTGGTTTTCCAGTCTGCAGGAAGATGCAG GCCTGCTGTCTCTCCTGTACTTGCCCACTGGATTCTTCTCCCTGGCCCGGGGAGGCTGTCCCTCCCTGTCCACGGAGCTGCTGCTCCTGCTACAGCCGTTGTCGGTGCTCACCTTCCACCTGGACCTGCTCTTTGAGGCCCACCACCTGCCCCTGGGCCCGCCGCAGGCCCCTGCCCCCGCAGGCTCGCCCCCAGCCCTGCAGCAGACTGTGCAAGCTGTGCTGCACTGGGGGGGCCAGCTGGCCCAGAGCCTTCGGGGGGCTTCTGGGGAGACCGCTCCTGGTGCATCAGCCCCCTCAAGCCTTCCCGCGCCAGGCAGCTGGTGGGAGCAGCTGACCCAGGCCTCCCGGGTCTATGCCTCCGGGGGCACTGAGGGCTTCCGGTCCAGGCATCAGGGGATGGCAGCCGAGGGCGCACAGGAGAGATCCCTGCCCACAGAAGCCGCACCAGGCAGAGGCTTGTGGCTGGGGAGGCTGTTTGGAGTGCCTGGGGGCCTCACAGAAACTGAGAGTGGAGCCCCCAAGTCCAG GAGACCATCCAGCTGGCTGCCCCTGACCATGAGTGTGTTGGCGCTAGTGAAGCGGGGGACAGCTCCCGAGACTCCCTCGCCTCCTGAGGAGCTTGAGGCCTCAGCACCCAGCCCAGTACAGACCTGCAG AGCTGCATCAGCATTCACTGAGCTGAATCAAGAGATATTCTGCACAGTGGGAAGGGGAAGCCCGGGGACAGCCAGGCGCCCCCACCTCACTTCATCGCAGCATCTCCCTCTGGTCCCCCACAGGGCAGTCCGGGCTCTCTGTGACCACGCTGCTGCGGCCCCTGACCAGCTGAGCTTCCGGCGTGGGGAAGTGTTGCGTGTCATCGCTACTGTGGATGAGGACTGGCTGCGCTGTGGGCGGGGTGGCGTGGAGGGGCTCGTGCCTGTGGGGTATACCTCTCTTGTTCTCTAG